Proteins encoded together in one Falco peregrinus isolate bFalPer1 chromosome 2, bFalPer1.pri, whole genome shotgun sequence window:
- the GSC2 gene encoding homeobox protein goosecoid-2 has translation MSSEPVSEADASRRGLKKPCSFSIEDILSSPAEKSPQVLAPLCLQSILDCAPKGLCELETIQASSLQEEEEEEEEEELEGAGCNCCCCSHTTARSLQDSVSWLDAQFPWPMRLFHSTVRVCKSPQGNSSELQTFHQIQRRTRRHRTIFTEDQLQALETLFHQNQYPDVITREHLANRIHLKEERVEVWFKNRRAKWRHQKRVSASALLLQGTKKPSEESR, from the exons ATGTCTTCAGAGCCAGTGTCGGAAGCCGATGCCAGCAGGAGAGGCCTCAAGAAGCCGTGTTCATTCAGCATTGAGGACATCCTCTCCAGCCCGGCAGAGAAGAGTCCCCAGGTCCTGGCCCCACTGTGCCTCCAGAGCATCTTGGACTGCGCACCCAAGGGGCTGTGTGAGCTGGAGACCATCCAggccagctccctgcaggaggaggaggaggaagaggaggaggaagagctggaagGGGCCGGctgcaactgctgctgctgttctcacaCGACTGCCCGTTCCTTGCAGGACTCAGTGAGTTGGCTGG ACGCCCAGTTCCCCTGGCCCATGCGGCTCTTCCACTCAACGGTCAGGGTCTGTAAAAGTCCACAGGGGAACTCGAGTGAGCTGCAGACTTTCCACCAGATCCAGCGCCGGACACGCCGGCACCGCACCATATTCACTGAAGACCAGCTGCAGGCCCTGGAGACACTTTTCCATCAGAACCAGTACCCGGATGTCATCACCCGCGAGCACCTGGCAAACCGCATTCACTTGAAGGAGGAGAGGGTAGAG GTTTGGTTTAAAAACCGGCGTGCCAAGTGGCGGCATCAGAAGAGGGTGTCTGCTTCAGCACTGCTTCTTCAAGGCACCAAGAAGCCCTCGGAGGAGAGCCGTTAG